The Paenibacillus amylolyticus genome contains the following window.
GGCAGTAAAATTATTTTGATGGGTGACCCCGAACAGATTGATCATCCGTATCTGGATTCTGCCAGTAACGGTCTGACGTATATCGTGGAACGGTTCAAGCAAGAGGGAATCAGCGGACATATCATGCTCGAAAAGGGAGAGCGGTCCAAGCTGGCACAGCTTGCAGCTGATTTACTGTAAAAGATTAAGGGGATTTATTTCCCGGAAAATGTTGTCATTGAAACTGGCTCTTGGAGCCGGTTTTTTTGCTGAAAAACGAAGAAAGCGTTATTGCACAGAACTCGATATGCTCGTAGTATGCAAAAATCCGAAAAAGTGTTTTTCGGCAGGGTAGGACAAGAGTACTACTTATTTGTTACAATACTTGTTGCAGGAAAAACTAGGTGAACAGGAGGTAAGTTAATGAAGCGTAGACATCAGGTAGTTTTGTTCGCGGTATTGCTGCTTTCGTTAACGATCTTGTCACCGAGTTTTGATTTTAGAGGTTCACAGCTCAATCAGGAACGCGACCAGGAGAAGGATGCCTTTCCGGGTTCTTCGTCCCGTAATGAAGATGCTCAGGCTCCGCTGGAGATTGTGGTTGCCATGTCGGATGAAGAGTTTCAAGCCTTTCAGAAGATAGCCAAAGAAGTGGCTGCTTCCCAGCTGGTAGAAATTAATCTTCGGAATGAGAAGCCGGATACATATAAACGTGTTTTGGATCTTGAATTTTCACTAGGAGAGAACGGAGATGTTGTTCTGCTTGATAGTGAGGAAGTGCAATACTATGCCCAAAAAGGGTACCTGTATCCGTTAAACGGAACAACATTATCGAAGTCGCTCGGAGATACGGTAGTTGAGTTACGGGGACTGACAGAGTGGAATGGTTATCAATGGGGGATGCCTTTTGATTTTGATCCCTACATTCTGGCTGCACAATCTTCATTTCTGAAGAGATCAGGCATGGAGTCGTTACCTCACAATAAAGATCAGTGGGCTAAGCTTACTCAACAAGCCATGGTGGAAGGAATTCCTTTAATTACGCTGAACGTCAATGATATTTACGGGACGAATGCGTGGTTGAATCATTTGGAGCCGAGGATGGCACCAGATCAAGTTAAACAAATGCAAACGGATTCGCAAACGGGGAATCTACAGCAGGGAATTCAGTTGATGAATCAGATTCAACCCCATATTATGCTTCAGTCTACCAATCCGATGATCTCAACAACTGCTGACGAGAATAACACACCGATGGTTGTATCATTGTTTTCTCAATTATTAAGTGCAGATCAAGCGAGTGCAGTTAATAACGATTCTTTGGAGCGCATTTCTTTGGAAACCTTGGAAACTGAGAACTCCAGAAGCCTTGTCATTACTGCGGGCTCGGTTGAGGCGGAGGAAGCCAGTAGATGGATTGAAGGAATGACGTCTGCTACGATACAATTAAAA
Protein-coding sequences here:
- a CDS encoding extracellular solute-binding protein, which codes for MKRRHQVVLFAVLLLSLTILSPSFDFRGSQLNQERDQEKDAFPGSSSRNEDAQAPLEIVVAMSDEEFQAFQKIAKEVAASQLVEINLRNEKPDTYKRVLDLEFSLGENGDVVLLDSEEVQYYAQKGYLYPLNGTTLSKSLGDTVVELRGLTEWNGYQWGMPFDFDPYILAAQSSFLKRSGMESLPHNKDQWAKLTQQAMVEGIPLITLNVNDIYGTNAWLNHLEPRMAPDQVKQMQTDSQTGNLQQGIQLMNQIQPHIMLQSTNPMISTTADENNTPMVVSLFSQLLSADQASAVNNDSLERISLETLETENSRSLVITAGSVEAEEASRWIEGMTSATIQLKWYQQVNRLPAKQQELDLESEKLAGRYDMTKRHSWFATPQDAPAATTESQVLITRFQQKVQQFLKGEITANQYVNSIRTH